One Telluria mixta DNA window includes the following coding sequences:
- a CDS encoding NAD(P)/FAD-dependent oxidoreductase has translation MPTSSELATAQVYDTLIVGGGPGGLTAAIYLRRFTRNVALVDKGNSRLRLIPVSHNYPGFPEGVPGHILLGNLASQLQRYGGGVMPGEIVDLRIEDGLFVGDYVPEGDEDLVQIRAHTVLLATGVADAGLPIENWREAVAFGSVRLCPVCDGFDVIDKRIAVATSEVNPVGHALFMRTFSADVTLFERGSPSMLSDDDRRRLDAAGVRTIDSPLLSVTLDASMKPVLHTDDGQDHEADVFYPMLGENARSSLAAKLGARTAQCDEIVVDDHQQTTVPGLYAIGDVVVGLNQIAVATGQAARAAVRIHNQLPPALRPARPHLEAAPGTSA, from the coding sequence ATGCCTACATCATCCGAACTCGCTACGGCCCAGGTTTACGACACGCTGATCGTGGGCGGCGGCCCGGGCGGCCTCACCGCCGCCATCTACCTGCGCCGCTTCACGCGCAACGTCGCCCTCGTCGACAAGGGCAACAGCCGCTTGCGCCTGATCCCCGTCTCGCACAACTACCCCGGCTTTCCCGAAGGCGTGCCCGGCCACATCCTGCTGGGCAACCTCGCCTCGCAACTGCAGCGCTACGGCGGCGGCGTGATGCCGGGAGAGATCGTCGACCTGCGCATCGAGGACGGCCTGTTCGTCGGCGACTACGTGCCGGAAGGCGATGAGGATCTGGTACAGATCCGCGCCCACACGGTGCTGCTCGCGACGGGCGTCGCGGATGCGGGCCTGCCCATCGAGAACTGGCGCGAAGCCGTCGCGTTCGGGTCCGTGCGGCTGTGCCCCGTGTGCGACGGCTTCGACGTGATCGACAAGCGCATCGCCGTCGCGACGTCCGAAGTGAATCCCGTCGGCCACGCGCTGTTCATGCGCACGTTCAGCGCGGACGTCACGCTGTTCGAACGGGGTTCGCCGTCGATGCTGAGCGATGACGACCGGCGCCGGCTCGACGCGGCCGGCGTGCGCACCATCGATTCACCGCTGTTGTCCGTCACGCTGGACGCCTCGATGAAACCCGTGCTGCACACGGACGACGGGCAGGATCATGAAGCGGACGTGTTCTATCCGATGCTGGGCGAGAACGCCAGATCAAGCCTCGCGGCGAAGCTGGGCGCGCGCACGGCGCAATGCGACGAGATCGTCGTCGACGACCACCAGCAGACGACGGTGCCGGGCCTGTACGCGATCGGCGACGTCGTCGTGGGCCTGAACCAGATTGCCGTGGCAACGGGCCAGGCAGCGCGTGCCGCCGTGCGTATCCACAACCAGTTGCCGCCCGCGCTGCGGCCCGCCCGCCCCCACCTGGAGGCGGCGCCCGGGACCAGCGCGTAG
- a CDS encoding cation diffusion facilitator family transporter → MSDHAGSSAHLHAHLDGDARHAHTIEGRSQWAMAIALGLTLLYALVEVVSGFLSNSLALISDAGHMVTDAAALGLALLAQLIARRPPSARHSFGFVRAEALAAFVNSLAMLLLVGWIVYEAVQRLAHPEHVGGKTVLIVAAIGACINIAVAWVLSRDEQSINTRAALVNVLGDLLGSIAAIAAGAVIHFTGWVRIDPILSIFVSLLILKSTVSVLRESYHFLMEGVPHQIDYLKIGADLAAISGVRSVHDLHVWDMSPGEPALIGHLEIDDLTAWPDVLRAVKDMLLDKHGIDHVTLQPEPVQQSDAL, encoded by the coding sequence ATGTCCGACCACGCCGGCTCCTCCGCCCACCTCCACGCCCACCTCGACGGCGACGCCCGCCACGCCCACACGATCGAAGGCCGCAGCCAGTGGGCGATGGCCATCGCGCTCGGGCTGACCCTGCTGTATGCGCTGGTGGAGGTCGTCAGCGGCTTCCTGTCGAATTCGCTCGCGCTGATCTCGGACGCCGGCCACATGGTCACCGATGCCGCCGCCCTCGGCCTCGCGCTGCTGGCCCAGCTGATCGCGCGGCGGCCACCGTCCGCGCGCCATTCGTTCGGCTTCGTGCGCGCGGAGGCGCTTGCCGCGTTCGTCAACAGCCTCGCGATGCTGCTGCTCGTCGGCTGGATCGTGTACGAGGCCGTGCAGCGCCTCGCGCATCCGGAGCACGTGGGCGGCAAGACCGTGCTGATCGTCGCAGCCATTGGCGCCTGCATCAACATCGCCGTCGCGTGGGTGCTGTCGCGCGACGAGCAGAGCATCAACACGCGCGCCGCCCTCGTCAACGTGCTGGGCGACCTGCTCGGCTCCATCGCCGCGATCGCCGCGGGCGCCGTCATCCATTTCACCGGCTGGGTGCGCATCGACCCGATCCTGTCGATCTTCGTCTCGCTGCTGATCCTCAAGTCGACCGTGAGCGTGCTGCGCGAGTCCTACCACTTCCTGATGGAAGGCGTGCCGCACCAGATCGACTACTTGAAGATCGGCGCCGACCTGGCCGCGATCTCCGGCGTGCGTTCCGTCCACGACCTGCACGTATGGGACATGTCGCCCGGCGAACCCGCGCTGATCGGCCACCTGGAAATCGACGACCTGACCGCCTGGCCCGACGTGCTGCGCGCGGTGAAGGACATGCTGCTCGACAAACACGGCATCGACCACGTCACGCTGCAGCCCGAACCTGTCCAGCAATCCGACGCTCTGTAA
- the thrS gene encoding threonine--tRNA ligase, with the protein MLNVRLPDGSSRQFEGPVTVAQVASSIAPSLAKAALAGKVDGKVVDTSFLIENDADLAIVTDKDPEGLDVIRHSTAHLLAYAVKELFPEAQVTIGPVIDNGFYYDFSYKRPFTPDDLQAIEKKMAELAKKDEPVTRKVLPRDEAVAYFKSIGEDYKAEIIASIPANEDVSLYTEGKFTDLCRGPHVPSTGKLKVFKLMKLAGAYWRGDSKNEMLQRVYGTAWAKKEDQEQYLHMLEEAEKRDHRKLGKQLDFFHFQDEAPGLIFWHPKGWTIWQQIEQYMRKTYQVTGYNEVKAPQIIDVSLWQKTGHWDNYRENMFTTESENRTYALKPMNCPGHVQIYNAGLRSYRDLPLRYGEFGQCHRNESSGALHGLMRVRGFTQDDGHVFCTEEQIAPEVVAFHAQAMKVYEDFGFANIDVKIALRPENRIGSDEVWDQAEEALRSALRGCGVTWTELPGEGAFYGPKIEYHLKDSLGRPWQVGTMQVDFSMPGRLGAEYVAEDNSRKVPVMLHRAIVGSMERFIGILIENYAGALPLWLAPVQVAILNISDAQADYVKQVEAKLKAAGLRVHADLRNEKITYKIREHSVQKLPYILVVGDKERDANTVAVRARGNVDLGVMSVDALLERLQGEVASKAK; encoded by the coding sequence ATGTTGAATGTACGCCTCCCGGACGGCTCGAGCCGTCAATTCGAAGGTCCGGTGACGGTCGCCCAGGTGGCGTCCAGCATCGCCCCGAGCCTGGCCAAGGCCGCGCTGGCCGGCAAGGTCGACGGCAAGGTCGTGGACACGTCGTTCCTGATCGAGAACGACGCCGACCTGGCCATCGTCACGGACAAGGATCCGGAAGGCCTGGACGTCATTCGCCACTCGACCGCCCACCTGCTGGCCTATGCCGTCAAGGAATTGTTCCCGGAAGCGCAGGTCACCATCGGCCCCGTGATCGACAACGGTTTCTACTACGACTTCTCGTACAAGCGCCCGTTCACCCCGGACGACCTGCAAGCCATCGAAAAGAAGATGGCCGAGCTCGCCAAGAAGGATGAGCCGGTCACCCGCAAGGTGCTGCCGCGCGACGAAGCCGTGGCGTACTTCAAATCGATCGGCGAGGACTACAAGGCGGAGATCATCGCGTCGATCCCGGCGAACGAAGATGTGTCGCTGTACACCGAAGGCAAGTTCACCGACCTGTGCCGCGGCCCGCACGTGCCGTCGACCGGCAAGCTGAAAGTCTTCAAGCTGATGAAGCTGGCGGGCGCGTACTGGCGCGGCGACTCGAAGAACGAGATGCTGCAGCGTGTCTACGGCACTGCCTGGGCCAAGAAAGAAGACCAGGAGCAATACCTGCACATGTTGGAGGAAGCCGAGAAGCGCGACCACCGCAAGCTGGGCAAGCAGCTGGATTTCTTCCACTTCCAGGACGAGGCGCCGGGCCTGATCTTCTGGCACCCGAAAGGCTGGACCATCTGGCAGCAGATCGAGCAATACATGCGCAAGACCTACCAGGTCACCGGCTACAACGAAGTCAAGGCGCCGCAGATCATCGACGTCAGCCTGTGGCAAAAGACCGGCCACTGGGACAATTATCGTGAAAACATGTTCACGACCGAATCCGAAAACCGCACCTATGCGCTGAAGCCGATGAACTGCCCGGGCCACGTGCAGATCTATAACGCGGGCTTGCGTTCGTACCGCGACCTGCCGCTGCGCTACGGCGAGTTCGGCCAGTGCCACCGCAACGAATCGTCGGGCGCGCTGCACGGCCTGATGCGCGTGCGCGGCTTTACCCAGGACGATGGCCACGTGTTCTGCACGGAAGAGCAGATCGCGCCGGAAGTCGTGGCCTTCCACGCCCAGGCGATGAAGGTGTACGAGGACTTCGGCTTCGCGAACATCGACGTCAAGATCGCGCTGCGTCCGGAAAACCGCATCGGGTCCGACGAGGTGTGGGACCAGGCGGAAGAGGCGCTGCGTTCCGCGCTGCGCGGCTGCGGCGTGACCTGGACGGAGCTGCCGGGCGAGGGCGCGTTCTACGGTCCGAAGATCGAGTACCACCTGAAGGACAGCCTCGGCCGTCCGTGGCAGGTCGGCACGATGCAGGTCGACTTCTCGATGCCGGGCCGTCTGGGCGCGGAATATGTCGCGGAAGACAACTCGCGTAAAGTGCCAGTGATGCTGCACCGCGCGATCGTCGGTTCGATGGAGCGCTTCATCGGCATCCTGATCGAGAACTACGCGGGCGCGCTGCCGCTGTGGCTGGCGCCGGTCCAGGTTGCCATCCTGAACATCTCGGATGCGCAGGCCGACTACGTCAAACAGGTCGAGGCAAAGCTGAAAGCGGCTGGCCTGCGTGTTCACGCTGATTTGCGGAACGAGAAGATTACCTATAAAATTCGGGAGCACTCCGTCCAAAAACTGCCGTACATCCTAGTTGTCGGCGATAAAGAGCGGGATGCTAACACTGTGGCCGTTCGCGCCCGCGGCAATGTCGACCTTGGCGTCATGTCGGTCGATGCGCTGCTGGAACGCCTCCAAGGCGAGGTAGCATCCAAGGCGAAGTAA